The window GATTCAGCAGTACGTTATACAACTGGAAAAGCAACTCCCCAGCAAGGCTGAAATGGCTGCATTGTTATCAGATATCAATCAATCTGGTTTGGGTCGCAGTCTGCAGTTCGAGCTGTTTCGGCCGGGTCAAGTAGTCGCGAAAGATTACTATGCTGAATTACCAATTTCCATTCGGGTGACGGGAAAGTATCATGATATTGGTGCCTTCGCTTCAGATGTTGCGCACTTGTCGCGTATTGTCACGCTAAATAACATGACTATCACGCCCGGAGCTCGTGATAGTTTAACGATGGATGCGACTGCTCGCACTTTTAGATATTTGGATCCTGAGGAGATCCAGGCGCAGAAGAAAGCCGGGGGGGCTAAGTGATGAGAACTTATGCTGGGCTACTTCTTGTTGGCGGCGCTTTAATTCTTTCTGGCTGTACCCCCTCGGGTGAAGACGAGTTGAGGGGGTGGATGGCTGAGCAACGAGCGAGCACGAAGCCGAGCGTTCAGCCTTTGACTGAGCCGAAAAAATTTATTCCTGAGCCTTATACTCAAGACGGTGTTGTAGAACCTTTCAATCAAATTAAATTGACCCAAGCTTTGAAGCGAGATTCAAATCAGGTTGCATCGAACGCTGCTCTGATTGCGCCGGAAATGGCTCGTCGCAAAGAGCCTCTGGAGGCTTTTCCATTGGATGCGATGGCTATGGTCGGGAGCTTGAATAAGTCTGGTGCCCCCACCGCGCTGGTTAAAGTTGATAATTTGATTTATCAAATAAAAATTGGAAATTATCTTGGTCAAAATTATGGAAAAATAACTCGAATTACTGAGAATTCCATTCAGCTGCGTGAAATAGCGCAGGACGCAACTGGGGATTGGATAGAGCGTTCAGCTTCGCTTGATCTGCAAGAGGGTAAAAAATGAAACAACATAGTGGCAATTTTTTTAGTTACTGCCGTGGCGCTGCTGTTGGCGTTTCAGCTATTTTTATATCCCTTGGAGCGGCTGCGCAAGGAGCTATTAGTTCAATCTCTGCAAGCGTTCAAGCAGGGGTTGAGACGTTGAAAATTGATTTTACTGAGTCGATTGTTAATAATCCAACAGGTTTTGCTACGCAATCTCCTGCGAGAATTGCTTTGGATTTTCAAGGGGTTGGTAATTCATCCGGAAAATCGGCCTATGAGGTCAATCTTGGTAATTTGAAATCTGTTAACGTCGTTCAAGCAGGCGAGCGCGCTCGCGTCGTCCTTAACTTAAAGTCCCCGGCGGCTTACAAAACCGAGCTCCAAGGTAAATCCCTTTTTCTATCGTTGGAGCCTATTTCGGGTGTATCGCCGGCCGCTCCAAATTCTGTAGTCGCTTTTTCGGAAGGTCAAAATAGAGATGTGTTACCGCTGAGGGATATCGATTTCCGCCGTGGTTCCGATGGCTCAGGGAGGGTGATTGTTAATTTAACAAGCAATCAAGTGGGTGTTGATCTGCAGCAACAGGCCAAAGGCATCGTTGTGGAATTCATGCGGTCGTCTTTGCCAGAAGGATTGCGCCGTCGGCTGGACGTTACAGACTTTGGTACGCCAGTGCAGACGGTGACTGCAACGCAGTCTGGTGAACGGGTGCGCATGCTGATTGAGTCCAATGGTGACTGGGAACATAGCGCTTACCAGACAGATAACCAATTTGTGGTCGAAATACGCCAGAAAAAAGTCGATCTTAGTAAGCTGACCCAAGGTCCTGGCTATTCTGGTGAAAAACTTTCATTGAATTTCCAAAATATCGAAGTTCGATCCTTGTTGCAAGTCATTGCTGATTTTACCAATTTTAATATTGTTACTTCGGATACAGTCACAGGCGCCTTGACTTTGCGACTTAAGGACGTTCCTTGGGATCAGGCGCTTCAAATTATCATGGATGCTAAGGGTCTCGGTATGCGCAAGACTGGCTCTGTGCTCTGGATCGCGCCTAAAGACGAAATTGATGCTCGGACAAAGAAGGATTTTGAAGCCGCTCAGGCTATTCAAAAATTGGAGCCACTGAAAACTCAGGCGTATCAACTTAACTATGCAAAGGCCGCTGATATTCTTACACAGTTAACGACGAGTTCTGGTTCCTCGGGCGGGGCGACGGGCACTCGATTCCTGTCAGAGCGAGGAAGTGCTATCTCTGAGCCTAGAACCAACCAGTTGTTTGTTACTGATACAGCTAGTAAGTTGGAAGAGGTTCGTTTGTTGCTGGCAAGTTTGGATGTTGCCGTGCGTCAAGTGCTCATTGAAGCGCGGATTGTCGAAGCGCGAGATACCTTCGGTCGCTCGCTCGGGGTTCGACTAGGGGGTACAGATTTGCGTGCCAATCGTGGTGGCGATGGCGGGTATGGGCTTGGCGGTAATAATCGCGTCGCTTTCGGCACTTCTTACAATGACGCCGTTGCATCGAGTGGTGCTGGTGGAACAACGAGTACTAGTGGTAATTTTGTGAATTTACCAGCCAGCCTCTCCAATGTGACCGGTGTTGGTAGCTTTGCACTTTCGATTTTTAATTCTGCTGCGAATCGCTTCTTGACGCTTGAGTTGTCTGCCATGGAGGCAGATGGAAAAGGTCGTATTGTTTCAAGTCCCCGTATCATTACAGCAGATCAAACCAAGGCATTGATCGAGCAGGGTACAGAGTATCCCTATGCTGTTACTGCGCCGAATGGAGCCACTACCCTTGCATTCAAAAAGGCTGTTCTCAAGCTAGAGGTCACGCCGCAGATCACTCCAGAAGGAAATATCATTCTGGATCTGGATGTTAATAAAGATAGTCGCGGCGAGACTACCACTCAGGGCGTGGCAATCGATACCAAACACGTGAAGACACAGATTCTGATTGAAAACGGTGGAACTGTGGTTATTGGCGGTATTTTTGAGATGGAAGAAACCAATCAGGAAAATAAGATACCGGTTTTGGGAGATGTTCCTGTTGTTGGGAATCTTTTCAAAAGCAGAACAAAAGAATCTACAAAACGCGAGATGCTGGTTTTCATTACACCCAAGGTGATTTCTGACAACGGGCCTAGAAAATAATTCACCACTCTTTGATTGACATGAAAAATATACTGAAAACTCTACTGATAGTGGCTGCAAGTACACTAATTGCTGCATGTGGTGGCGGTGGCGGTGGCGGCGGAACTCCTAATGGGCCTTCTGCGACCTTGAGAGTTTATCCACCGGTGGATGCCATCAGTTTACCTGTTGGTGCCAGTGGATCGACTGGTATTGAGGTGCGCGGAGGCAAGGCGCCTTACGGCGTCATCAGCTCCGACGCTTCGGTCAGTGCCATGTTGTCTACGGATGGGATATTGTTTATTTCTGGAAACAGTGACGGTACATCTACGCTGACTGTGTACGATGAGAGCCTGCCTGTCCAGCAGGTGAAAATCACGGTGACCGCAAAAGCGGTTCCTTTGGCGAGTAGCGCGGGTACTGCGATTACATTGCGGCCGAACCAATCCGTTCAATTCAATGTTCGCGGTGGTGTTGCCCCCTATTCTGTAAATAGTTCGGATACCGGTGTCGTCAGCGCTTCTATTTCAGGCTCTACGGTGACTCTGGTGGGTATGCCAAAATCGGGCTCTGCAACTATTTTGATTACTGATGCGGCTGGTGCGACTCTGAGCGTAACGGCCACCGTTCAGATTAGCTCATTGAGTGTATCTCCGGCGTCGATCACGGGTCCGGCTGGTACCGCAAACACTGTGGCAATCAGCGGAGGGGTTGCTCCATATACCGTGAGTTCGACGAATACGGCTGTGGCTACGGCGACCCTTTCTGGTTCTTCCGTCAATGTGAGCCTGGTCTCTCAGGGCGCTTCAGAGGTTAAAATCACGGACGCTGCTAATACCTCCTTGGTCGTCTCCGTCACGGTTACGAGCAATGTGTTGCAAGTTTCTCCCGCGAATCAAACGGTAGACGAAAAGAGCGCAACTTCCACAACGTTGACCTATTTGATTGCGGGTGGTACTGCGCCCTACACACCGCTGGTGAGTCCTGCGGACAGAAGTTACTTCACGACACTTTCGATTGCCGGTACCGCGCTGACCGCTACGCTTCCTGATTCAACGACAGGACCAAGGTGCGTTACTGCCGACAAAGTTATTCCAATCGATATTTATGACTCGAAGCTTGTCAAGCAGACTGTTTCCGTCACCATCAAGGATGGTGGTGCTGTGGCATGCCCATGACAAGATAATATGTTAAGTAAAAAAGGCCAATTTCTAATTGGCCTTTTTTCTTTGGAAATTGTTTTGGCTAAGATTGGTGTATTTTACAAATGAGCCTTGTGAAAATAGATTTGGGTGACAGAGCATACCAAATTCAAATTGGCAATGATGTCGACATAGCGCAGTCCCTTGCTTCTGCCAATGTACGCGCCAAAATTGCAGTTGTTGTTACAAATGTGATTGTTGCCAAATTGCATCTTGATCGCGTGGTCGCTGTATTGGGTGAAGTATTTGACAAAGTTCATGTGATTGAGCTGCCGGATGGCGAGTCATTTAAAACTTGGAATTCGCTCGACCAAATATTCACCTCACTTTTGAGCTGGGAGTGTGATCGAAAGACCGTACTGTTTGCTTTGGGCGGCGGTGTGATCGGTGATTTGACGGGATTTGCGGCAGCGACTTACATGCGTGGCGTGCCCTTTGTGCAACTCCCAACGACGTTGCTCGCTCAGGTTGACTCTTCGGTGGGCGGAAAAACCGCCATCAATCACCCGTTGGGGAAAAATATGATTGGGGCTTTCTACCAGCCGCAATTGGTCGTCTGCGATCTGAGTACATTGAACACCTTGCCTGCAGGGGAGCTCAGTGCCGGCTTGGCTGAGGTTATTAAATACGGACCTATTGCAGATGCTGAGTTCATGGCGTGGCTCGAACGCAACTTGGATTCGGTTCTATCGAGGGAGCCCAATGCGCTCGCTTATGTGGTCCAGCGAAGCTGTGAAATCAAAGCGTGGGTGGTAAGCCAAGACGAGAAAGAGTTTGGCCTGCGCGCTATCTTGAATTTCGGCCACACATTTGGTCACGCGATTGAGGCCGGCATGGGCTACGGTGTCTGGCTGCATGGCGAGGGTGTCGCGGCCGGTATGGTGATGGCGGCCGAGCTTTCCAGGCGGTTGGGTTTGGTGGATGCTGATTTTGTTCAGCGATTGACCGCGCTGATTCGGCGAGCTGGGCTGC of the Acidovorax sp. 107 genome contains:
- the pilQ gene encoding type IV pilus secretin PilQ; protein product: MKQHSGNFFSYCRGAAVGVSAIFISLGAAAQGAISSISASVQAGVETLKIDFTESIVNNPTGFATQSPARIALDFQGVGNSSGKSAYEVNLGNLKSVNVVQAGERARVVLNLKSPAAYKTELQGKSLFLSLEPISGVSPAAPNSVVAFSEGQNRDVLPLRDIDFRRGSDGSGRVIVNLTSNQVGVDLQQQAKGIVVEFMRSSLPEGLRRRLDVTDFGTPVQTVTATQSGERVRMLIESNGDWEHSAYQTDNQFVVEIRQKKVDLSKLTQGPGYSGEKLSLNFQNIEVRSLLQVIADFTNFNIVTSDTVTGALTLRLKDVPWDQALQIIMDAKGLGMRKTGSVLWIAPKDEIDARTKKDFEAAQAIQKLEPLKTQAYQLNYAKAADILTQLTTSSGSSGGATGTRFLSERGSAISEPRTNQLFVTDTASKLEEVRLLLASLDVAVRQVLIEARIVEARDTFGRSLGVRLGGTDLRANRGGDGGYGLGGNNRVAFGTSYNDAVASSGAGGTTSTSGNFVNLPASLSNVTGVGSFALSIFNSAANRFLTLELSAMEADGKGRIVSSPRIITADQTKALIEQGTEYPYAVTAPNGATTLAFKKAVLKLEVTPQITPEGNIILDLDVNKDSRGETTTQGVAIDTKHVKTQILIENGGTVVIGGIFEMEETNQENKIPVLGDVPVVGNLFKSRTKESTKREMLVFITPKVISDNGPRK
- the aroB gene encoding 3-dehydroquinate synthase; protein product: MSLVKIDLGDRAYQIQIGNDVDIAQSLASANVRAKIAVVVTNVIVAKLHLDRVVAVLGEVFDKVHVIELPDGESFKTWNSLDQIFTSLLSWECDRKTVLFALGGGVIGDLTGFAAATYMRGVPFVQLPTTLLAQVDSSVGGKTAINHPLGKNMIGAFYQPQLVVCDLSTLNTLPAGELSAGLAEVIKYGPIADAEFMAWLERNLDSVLSREPNALAYVVQRSCEIKAWVVSQDEKEFGLRAILNFGHTFGHAIEAGMGYGVWLHGEGVAAGMVMAAELSRRLGLVDADFVQRLTALIRRAGLPIKGAVIDANDNAGRYLELMRVDKKAEGGEIRFVLIDGLGKAIVRTAPDALVREVIDACCE
- a CDS encoding pilus assembly protein PilP, producing MRTYAGLLLVGGALILSGCTPSGEDELRGWMAEQRASTKPSVQPLTEPKKFIPEPYTQDGVVEPFNQIKLTQALKRDSNQVASNAALIAPEMARRKEPLEAFPLDAMAMVGSLNKSGAPTALVKVDNLIYQIKIGNYLGQNYGKITRITENSIQLREIAQDATGDWIERSASLDLQEGKK
- a CDS encoding type 4a pilus biogenesis protein PilO — protein: MAKTKEKKINFAERMESVQRQFKNLDTRDPSVWPVLPKVILCVFIAGAVAAVSWFAFLQDYEVQLDGERNKELALRTDYQKKLVKAVSLDALKKQREQIQQYVIQLEKQLPSKAEMAALLSDINQSGLGRSLQFELFRPGQVVAKDYYAELPISIRVTGKYHDIGAFASDVAHLSRIVTLNNMTITPGARDSLTMDATARTFRYLDPEEIQAQKKAGGAK